The Metopolophium dirhodum isolate CAU chromosome 4, ASM1992520v1, whole genome shotgun sequence DNA window TCAGGGAATCAGTATCCGAATATAAAGAACTAATTTTAGTACCATACCTTTTCttcattacattataatggaagtcatacataaatgttttcgaaACGTCTAAAATTGCAAATCCTACATAAATTGCCTTGTCGAATTTAATTGTTTCCTTATGCTGATGAATGGCCATGAGATTCTTAGAATATATAGTTCTgtctttaaaactagttttcGCCATTAATTTCCTTGCTTTTTGTTCTGAAGAAACCAGTTTTATAGAAGTTCTTGCTCGAACATTCTCCATACATTTACCAAAAACGCTATTAATTAGCAACTTCCAGAAATCCTTCTCAAACTCGTTTTTAGCTTGTACTCTCATagatgtacataattttatgtatgatgccATCCATTTACTTTGGGAAAAACGGATAGCTCGATGAATTTTTACTACTTTAAGACCGTGAGAAattgcttgttttaaatttttgtaatgtacaatatagttttttttcggtgATAAAGTAGTTAACAATTTCTCAACTTTCGAATTTGGTGGACATTCGTTAAACGGTAAAAATGGGAaatcattatgatatttatgtagaTGTTTAGGATACTCAATATCAACTTCTAATATATATCCGACTTCTGAATCATCAGCGATTTTAGTTACATCTATGTTGAGATCGTCAACccattcaaaatctttaaaaggtAATTCTGTTAACATAGACTTCCCATACAAATTCACACAATCGAGATATGTAATCCATGTGATCGGTTCATTTGCATTATAGTCCAATCCTTCGATATTTGGTATGTTTGCCTTAACATATCTTTTGGTTGATTGGCATATCCCGCCTCTAATCGATTTTTCGAAGAAAAGCAACATGTTATACTCCTTTAACCTTGATAATTTGACCTTGGTATACTTCAGCATACAGTCAAAAGCAAACCCGGGAGCAGTCATATAATGAGCAGGATCTAGTTCGAGCGTAGATAAACATAAGTCTCTAAAATTTTCGAACACATCGGCTAGTATGCtaacatcagtttttaaataaagatcgctATATTCACCTAAAGTCTTTATATCAAATGTATGCCATACATTTTTAGCATGTATATAATCTTCATCACTAATTTTCTCGTCTGTTAAAGAGTTATAAAATTCTAGCTTTGATGGTAGAAAAGTATCATCTAATTTACTCCAATTATCGACATATTCATAAGGGAAGACTCCTTTTCGTGTAACTAAATCTAGTGCTTccgcagaaaatattttaagagtttCTCTAAATCTCGACTTATCTTCAGATAAATTTTCCGCAAGTTTACTTAATGACTCGCTCATAAAACGGAATGTATCAacaaattttatactaaatttaggTGCGATTTCCTTGCTgaaggatatatatttttctgatgaatTAGGAATAACGTGAATATTTTGATCATCGCAACCGAGCTCTCGAATTATGAAATGGCTATCGTAcgataaattatgaaagaaaattggaaTGAATGATGGAttagttatttgaaaattacattcgAGACAAAGACATTGTCTATATTTACCAGTAAAATGACAGTGATCTcgaactttaattaaattattttttttaaaatgttttgaacatttttcacatcttttaattctttgaaaacgtttttcttctttttcagtTAATTTACCCATTGGTGTAGCAGTTTcgtaaattgttttgatattatttccgatatcaatcatattttccataaattttTTTGCTGCATTTTCACCTCTATAAATAACCACCTTTCTAGGAATCTTCAACTGTTTTACTAACTcttttggtataatatcatagtcgacttttacataaaacccataactcataatttcatgtaaatgtgtaatatatgtttttttttttttacaactctgAATGAATTCATCAGGTTTTTTAGGAGTTAAAATACATTCGAAGTCTGCATAAATAACAATTGGTATCCTttgagtttttttataacttttaaaataaataaaatcatcatctccCTCTTCAAACATTATAGGTTTCCCTAATTGGTTCTTTCTACAATTATGTTGATGTTCAATCAATCCTTTCATACCCCAAAGTTTGCTTTTACACGGTTTGTTCCCAAAAGTAGTAAAACATCTTTTACATATAATTAGCTTagtacaatttttagttttctgacttctaacgaatcttgaaaaattttttatataacagtaatgtgatgtttcatcattattgaacagaaaaagatcgaaatgtttttttctttcagtattacaaatatacaaaggaaaaatatgttttttatcatttaaactataaatattaattgatacatcgtttgtacgttcaaattttttcatctgactgattggtgttggaaaatcaatacatttaaaatctaaaccactttttgtttctaacattttaaaatatttcttattcaaataagttttattcgatcgattatcaaacttagatagtattgaatatttaaaacatttagcatcgttattttttacatttataattgctcttttatcttttatatattcagGTAGATCTAGATACGTTCCTCCTCTGAGAGGATTCACTGTATTAATTCTCAATTGTAATACATCTATAGTTTTAAGGGACCACCCAGATCCTTTCGCTAAAAACTGGTCTTgttcagataataatttattgaacattccatttagtaatttattgaaattggaTGAATTACATGCAAGTGTATTAGAAGTTTTGAAAGCTATGTCCCGAACTTCTTGAGTGAGTATTCTTTCGTATACGCTATccacatgtaaattaaattttatagatgattgtaaacatgattcttttaactttaaaattaatttatctctaacatagttaaaaaaaagcgtgtaatctataaaatttaaagtattcttaatcaaaaatgtttttgaacatttcttaAATCTCTCGATTTCAAATAAACCTTCGTCAGAAGATGACATCCGCTCGTGTTTTGTaaccgtttttcttttcattatgaaactgaaaaaatagattaaataaaaaaaaacataggtgaaagcaatcataatattgtaaatttattataacatcaacttctttttttttaattcttatgcaagcaattcagaatattgttttcaaaatataataaaagtattaattctaaattattacaaagaaaaaaagaattggttaatataataagaaattactcaGATTCTAATTCTCTTAACCGATTGTTTAGTTCTGTTAACCGGCACTGAAGATCTGCTTTACATTCACTTGAATATTTTTCGAAactattatgttcatttatcaatttatttttaaaaactgtttttttcttaatacaatcattaatttttgtaaatactttttgaaatgctTTCCGTTTCTCGATACAATAGCGTTTATTGTCACGCACCTGCTGTTCTACTTCTAGAATTCTGCTTTTAACTACGTTTATTTCTGAGTTCATGATTCTGAAAATTACatagaatttcaaaactaactgttaattgatacgttttttttaaatctaaaccacttttcctaacatttttattgcattagttttatttgaacGATTATCAAACTTATCCAGAATTGatgatataaaacatttattattcttcaacagatattatatacacagggatgatatattttataatttatgacaatatcattcgatatatttttataatataaaataataaataataacaaaataatttatttgtaaaaacaaattttattttttggaaaaactgaatattatcaatatttgtctAATTGTTCATACAACTCACTAAGACctttctgtatatttttttcacaaagaaacgctatataatttgaatttttataattatttatcatcgtTTGTTTTTCTTCTTCTAATATTGCTCGTGTCGTTTTCAATCTCGCTTTCAgaatctttatatttatttctctcAAGTTTTTTCTGAAAGTGACTTTAATTTCATCCATGCCGAGGTTGTTTTCGTCACGTTGTTGTAATATGGAGTTGATTTTTTCTAAGATAAGTGAcgactccattttttttttttgtttttttgtttttttttattctagaaaaattgaatagaaataaaataatgtacaataataataataatttattattttattttatatttaactcttttatataagaaaaaattgtgttaatcaTAATTTACTAACATGTTTAACACTTAAAAGCTATGGTTCTCCttgggaaaataataatatttctgtttttacaacatatttccAAGTAAGGACTACTCTTTCTGCTAATTTCCCTACGACTCCGCCTCTACTTCTTAATTTGTTGACCACTAGACCAATTCCAGTGGCTTCTAAAAGTTCTATAGTCATCGGTAGTTTCGAAAGTTTGTATACACATTCATATATTTGTTCGTTGTCACAGGCCTCATCAGCTCTTACGATTTTTCTGGCGTAATGATTAATCACTCTGActgacctatatatatatatatatatatttatataaatgtttcttTATTAGGTTAGTTCAcatataaatgcttatattattttatgaaaccaagtataatataagcatttatatcaaaataaaaattaactatgatgGTAGatcgtgtataaattatagttttcaatgattatatttagtttGCAGAAACTaacgaataatttaataataacgtaaatgaaaaaaacaatactatattataaactataaaaaagaaaattacattgaatacctatatacataaatataaacttataatattattactaattattcataacaaatttaaaaaaaaaaattttaacctgaTCTAAATCTTTCGCGCTTAGATTCTGCTGTTGTAATAAAATCTAACCTTTTACCGAAACAGTGTTCTCGCTTACGAAAATTTGTAAcatataaatcactatattttttacatatatccattttttcttctcttaataaaactaattttgcgtttaaatcttttatataagaaaaatttgggttagagtttgttctacttaaataaataatgaatttcaggtttttaattttttttttgagatctttatattcatatctttctttaatcttattttcatcaatcatcttcgttaaggttacaatttgttgtccataatattgaatttgttcattacaaaaatcatatgaataccaaaaattcattatctgtaatttttgactaaatacattagtataaaatataaaatattatataaatctaattatttaaagcgattatttataaaacaacgaatgtacgtatatacgtatatataataataactaattatattattcaaagctaaataaaaaacctttaaaaattagacaatatagcatttatatcataaaaaataaaattttagttgctAGTGAAGCTACGTCATacgataatagaaaaaaacgtgATAGTTTATATGTTAGTTAATAGTAGATAGGGCGATTGTAACTATCGTAGAGTTCGTACGGTAACATTACGTTGTCACGAAAGCAACTACGTGTTTACTATCAACGTGCGACAGCAGCTTTCGAATAATCTTAAcgtaaaagcaataaaaaaaacattatagaaaaaataatttaaatttatatatgtgtataatatacgttttaggatatattttatacagtcattaaacattattgaatattttaatataataaaaaaaattttttatattaaaacattttacgtaagataatattacacgtgtaatacaacaatcacgttatctataaaaaatatttataatcagctatagtatttaaacattgataaaaacaagGTATCGTGCAACAACTACTAGATAACggtatctatagttattatcatgaaagagattgactattaaagatttttgaggttaggtaataattatcaatattattgatgaatgatAAGCCCGATGTTCTATCTTATCTATGTAAATCTATGATAGTATGGTACATCAGTCATCTTCTATACTGTGTACGTGGTGtaattcattttagtattattactctatggtgtaattataacgtattattgttacttgatcataacttaacaaaaaaaaaagaaaacagcttatattatagtagtgactAAAAGTGAGAGTTGAGAAACCGTCTTTCAACTActtctattttaatgtttttattttaaataatctatgaaaaaaaatctttaagtcTAAACACTCAAtacccatagtaatattataaaactgtattatcattacaacaataaattgttattattctattttattttttaaaaaaaaagaagtatgatgttaaattaaataataacaataaaaaaaaaaatagtacttacATAGCTTGTAGAGTTTGAGGTACTTTTTCTAAGTATGATGGCTGGTCTATTTGTTAGAGTTGTTTTGACAATCTTTTGACTGCCCGTTGAAGATGTTTGGTAAACTGCTGGCTGGCTGTTGTTTTGGCGAAGAAGACTGTTCTGCTGCTGGCTGCTCTTGGAACTGCTGTTGCTTGAACTGATGACGATAAGCTAAGAAATTCTGGGTTTTATACCCGAAAATAACCCTCTCTTCTCTCATTAGAATTTTTTGTGAtggatttaaacatttcaacttattttacatcctgttttaatattataatggcattgacattaagtaaatgtgaaaacatttgACTGAGCAGGTTATATTAGCAGCAATttagattcatataatataattggtttttgagaatgaatgtatacattctaagcattgacatttagtaaatgtgaaaacatttgGCTGGACAGGTTATGTTagcaacaattaaaattcatataatgtaattggtttttgagaatgaatgtatacattctaatttattttaaatcctgtttgtaataatttaaattcatgtaatgTAATTTGCTGTTGTATATGAACATGTTTCAGCACCCATCTAAGGTAAGGTTATTGTAGAAATTTATTCAAGGAGGGTATTGACCATGGTAAAAGGTGAATGTCATAAACATTTGGCTGGGATAGGTTATGTTAGCGTCAATTTAAAGTCATGTAATGTGATTTTGCTGTTGTACCTGTATGTTCATGTTTTAGCAGGTTTCTATAATGTAAGGCTATGAccatttgtatacttaattattgaagTAGTGGTAAAAATCTGTGTATAAAAGACAGAGGGAATTCTCTAATATTCACCAGTCTTCAAGATTTCATCCCAGGACAAGAAGCTCAGTTCAACAGAAAtactaccaaaataaaatgtcgtacCGTACAATTGCTTCAACTGATTCAGAGGTTAGTAACTACTTAGTAAATATCTTATAACCATAGAAAATTGGAGgccggtcgtaacaccactcaacgctatggttataattcttaaaataatattaaatgactgattataacatagtatattggAAGTGCGTCGTAACATTACTCAACGCTTTGGGTATAATTCTTGggacatagaaaaaatatataatggaaaaaaaacagtaaaaaataatatactatgttttatgtttcacagaatgaacattttagcgaatcaattgatataagaccgtctttttcaaaaacaaaacctgGATTAAAACGTTCTGCAGAAAAAACAAGTGTtaaaaaacctatgaaaaagaagcagaataaaatggtaataaaaataatattttttcctaatgatagcataaataatttattttttttatagaatgcatCATACAGAGATAATATCAGCGAACGCTTGAGATCAGAagattttgatgttgaagtatttaattCGCTAACATTCAGACAAGGAGATGGCGTTGTGACAATAAAGACGCCTTTTGAAGAAAAAGGAAAGGATCTTTGGGTGCTAAGTCATTATAAGGTTACTAACATCGAGAATGTACCAGTAAAGGACAggtaaatacattggtttaaatttaataactattgctgaatctgttttttctttttactgattttatttacttcttttgtttttaaataaaataatttgttgtaatagatGGAAGTTCAGTGAAGCTACTGTTAGATTGTACACGACCGACGAATCAAAAGATCAAACACTTCATACTGGTCTTAATGAGacaatgcaaattatatttgataaattactaacCGATCCAAAGCGTCAAACTATTAAAAGCAAGAcggttgtttgattattatacggaaaaatgagtttcatttaataaaacaaaatattattatacatgtatgtttttatttgttcaatactcaaaggtcttggaaaacataaacctataaactatatagtatgtctgagaaaaaaatttctaattgaAACATTGCTATCAATTCTGtactatcaaaatttaatctacttatttactgaaaacataaaatttgaaactaaaacgcattaaaactattctttatgattaaaggtgacatataatttaagaaaaaaaagcaagt harbors:
- the LOC132942340 gene encoding uncharacterized protein LOC132942340; amino-acid sequence: MKRKTVTKHERMSSSDEGLFEIERFKKCSKTFLIKNTLNFIDYTLFFNYVRDKLILKLKESCLQSSIKFNLHVDSVYERILTQEVRDIAFKTSNTLACNSSNFNKLLNGMFNKLLSEQDQFLAKGSGWSLKTIDVLQLRINTVNPLRGGTYLDLPEYIKDKRAIINVKNNDAKCFKYSILSKFDNRSNKTYLNKKYFKMLETKSGLDFKCIDFPTPISQMKKFERTNDVSINIYSLNDKKHIFPLYICNTERKKHFDLFLFNNDETSHYCYIKNFSRFVRSQKTKNCTKLIICKRCFTTFGNKPCKSKLWGMKGLIEHQHNCRKNQLGKPIMFEEGDDDFIYFKSYKKTQRIPIVIYADFECILTPKKPDEFIQSCKKKKTYITHLHEIMSYGFYVKVDYDIIPKELVKQLKIPRKVVIYRGENAAKKFMENMIDIGNNIKTIYETATPMGKLTEKEEKRFQRIKRCEKCSKHFKKNNLIKVRDHCHFTGKYRQCLCLECNFQITNPSFIPIFFHNLSYDSHFIIRELGCDDQNIHVIPNSSEKYISFSKEIAPKFSIKFVDTFRFMSESLSKLAENLSEDKSRFRETLKIFSAEALDLVTRKGVFPYEYVDNWSKLDDTFLPSKLEFYNSLTDEKISDEDYIHAKNVWHTFDIKTLGEYSDLYLKTDVSILADVFENFRDLCLSTLELDPAHYMTAPGFAFDCMLKYTKVKLSRLKEYNMLLFFEKSIRGGICQSTKRYVKANIPNIEGLDYNANEPITWITYLDCVNLYGKSMLTELPFKDFEWVDDLNIDVTKIADDSEVGYILEVDIEYPKHLHKYHNDFPFLPFNECPPNSKVEKLLTTLSPKKNYIVHYKNLKQAISHGLKVVKIHRAIRFSQSKWMASYIKLCTSMRVQAKNEFEKDFWKLLINSVFGKCMENVRARTSIKLVSSEQKARKLMAKTSFKDRTIYSKNLMAIHQHKETIKFDKAIYVGFAILDVSKTFMYDFHYNVMKKRYGTKISSLYSDTDSLIYAIQTTNFFDDLKNSLLPYFDTSNYPKDHCCFSEIHKNQPGFFKDEMKGIIIKEFVSLRPKLYAYKTIDGAEKKKAKGVKKYIIKNHMQFNNYMNILNAFINHKTLKDEQTHRKMNFIQSNKHVVHSKTMNKLVLSANDDKRYIMDDGINTLAYGHYKLNDSV
- the LOC132942342 gene encoding uncharacterized protein LOC132942342 produces the protein MSYRTIASTDSENEHFSESIDIRPSFSKTKPGLKRSAEKTSVKKPMKKKQNKMNASYRDNISERLRSEDFDVEVFNSLTFRQGDGVVTIKTPFEEKGKDLWVLSHYKVTNIENVPVKDRWKFSEATVRLYTTDESKDQTLHTGLNETMQIIFDKLLTDPKRQTIKSKTVV